In Pyramidobacter piscolens W5455, the following proteins share a genomic window:
- a CDS encoding transposase — translation MREYRYAYGAVEPLTGESLFLIMPNCDSDCMNIFLRELSRRFPEDHIPLRCDGAAWHNSKALQVPANIALFHIPPYTPEMNPIEQIWRELRCQGFQNEIFSTLENVVERLCGTIGNLTAQTIRSITARQWIVRCFK, via the coding sequence ATCCGCGAATACCGCTATGCTTACGGCGCCGTAGAGCCGCTTACGGGAGAAAGCCTCTTTCTGATCATGCCCAACTGCGACAGCGATTGTATGAACATTTTCCTGCGGGAACTTTCACGCCGATTTCCGGAAGACCATATTCCGCTCCGCTGTGACGGAGCCGCCTGGCACAACTCCAAAGCGCTTCAGGTTCCCGCCAACATCGCCCTGTTCCATATCCCGCCTTATACCCCCGAGATGAACCCCATCGAGCAGATCTGGAGAGAGCTGCGCTGTCAGGGCTTTCAAAACGAGATTTTTTCGACGCTTGAGAACGTTGTCGAGCGTCTGTGCGGCACGATCGGAAATCTCACCGCTCAGACCATTAGGAGTATTACCGCAAGACAATGGATCGTTAGGTGCTTTAAATGA
- a CDS encoding ATP-binding protein, with translation MERLILKRLLEWKRSPYRKPLVLKGVRQVGKTWILKEFGTRYYENAAYFNFDENEEYKQFFETTKDVDRILQNLMLASGQKITPEKTLIIFDEVQDCPKVINSMKYFCENAPQYHIACAGSLLGIALAKPSSFPVGKVNFMQIDPMTFAEFLLANGDENLARYLESVNVIEPVPDAFFNPLYEKLKMYYVTGGMPESVLMWTEARDVSAMQEALSWIIGAYERDFAKHPNINEFPKISMIWKSIPSQLARENKKFIYKVVKEGARAREYEDALQWLVDARLVHKVYRSSAPGLPVAAYDDLSAFKIYLVDVGLLRRLAQLAPTAFGEGNRLFTEFKGALTENFVLQTLVTQFEVVPRYWSQNNPPYEVDFLVQRENDVFPVEVKSEANTAGKSLKKFKELFPDQVKLRVRFSLDNLKLDDDMLNIPLFMADQTDRLIGLALEQRRSS, from the coding sequence ATGGAACGATTAATTTTAAAACGATTGCTGGAATGGAAGCGTTCACCTTATCGTAAACCCCTAGTCCTAAAAGGTGTTCGCCAAGTGGGGAAGACATGGATTCTCAAGGAATTTGGCACACGATACTATGAAAACGCTGCTTACTTCAATTTCGACGAGAACGAAGAATACAAACAGTTCTTTGAAACGACAAAGGACGTTGATCGTATCTTGCAAAATTTGATGCTGGCCAGTGGTCAGAAGATTACGCCTGAAAAGACCCTCATCATTTTTGACGAGGTACAAGACTGCCCCAAGGTCATCAATTCCATGAAATATTTCTGCGAGAATGCGCCGCAGTATCACATTGCCTGTGCCGGTTCTCTGCTGGGGATCGCCTTGGCTAAACCTTCATCGTTCCCTGTGGGTAAGGTCAACTTTATGCAGATTGATCCCATGACCTTTGCAGAGTTCCTGCTCGCCAACGGCGACGAGAATTTAGCGAGGTACCTGGAGAGCGTGAACGTTATTGAGCCAGTTCCTGACGCTTTCTTTAATCCTCTTTATGAAAAACTCAAAATGTACTACGTGACCGGCGGCATGCCGGAATCTGTTCTGATGTGGACAGAAGCGCGAGATGTATCCGCTATGCAGGAAGCCCTGTCCTGGATCATCGGCGCTTACGAACGGGACTTTGCCAAACATCCTAATATCAATGAGTTTCCGAAGATCTCCATGATCTGGAAGTCCATACCGTCCCAGCTGGCAAGGGAAAACAAGAAATTCATCTACAAGGTTGTCAAAGAGGGCGCAAGAGCCCGTGAATACGAGGATGCCCTGCAATGGCTGGTAGATGCCCGTCTGGTGCACAAGGTCTATCGCAGTTCCGCCCCTGGCCTGCCTGTGGCTGCTTACGACGACCTCTCCGCCTTTAAGATTTATTTGGTCGATGTGGGGCTGCTTCGCCGTCTTGCGCAGCTGGCTCCTACGGCCTTTGGCGAAGGCAATCGCCTGTTCACCGAGTTCAAAGGCGCACTGACCGAGAACTTTGTGCTTCAGACCTTGGTCACCCAGTTTGAAGTTGTTCCCCGGTATTGGAGCCAGAACAATCCTCCTTATGAGGTGGATTTCCTCGTTCAAAGAGAAAATGACGTTTTCCCTGTGGAGGTCAAATCCGAGGCCAACACGGCCGGCAAGAGCCTCAAGAAATTCAAGGAACTGTTCCCGGATCAGGTGAAGCTCCGTGTGCGGTTCTCTCTGGATAATCTGAAACTGGACGACGATATGCTGAATATCCCGCTGTTCATGGCAGACCAAACGGATCGGCTGATTGGACTGGCATTGGAACAGCGCCGGAGTTCATAA
- a CDS encoding DegT/DnrJ/EryC1/StrS family aminotransferase — MSNNSIPCNALKPGFDKYRDEYVAAAERVLDSGWYVLGHEVEAFEREFASYLGARWCVGLNSGLDALLLAVRALGIGKGDEVIVPANTYIATVLGITENGATPAFVEPDEYHNIDPDKIEAAITPCTKAILVVHLYGQPCRMDKIMKIAAKHRLPVIEDCAQSHGAAFGGQMTGTFGAISCFSFYPTKNLGGFGDGGAVVTDDETLAAKVRLYRNYGSEKKYHNKVQGVNSRLDEIQAALLRVKLSHLNELTAERKELAAVYNDGITHPSIGLPQIAPSAEHVWHQYVVTCPKRDELRAYLEGKMIDTLIHYPIPPHLSEAYRSLGYGRGSFPLAEKDADSVVSLPFFNGMSLGDAEYVVKTLNEWRG, encoded by the coding sequence ATGTCGAACAACTCGATTCCCTGCAACGCTTTAAAACCCGGCTTTGACAAATACCGAGACGAATATGTCGCTGCGGCCGAGCGCGTCCTCGATTCCGGCTGGTACGTGCTGGGGCATGAAGTGGAAGCTTTCGAACGAGAATTCGCCTCATACCTCGGCGCGCGCTGGTGCGTCGGACTGAATTCTGGATTGGACGCTCTGCTGCTTGCCGTGAGAGCGCTTGGAATCGGCAAAGGCGACGAAGTGATCGTGCCGGCCAATACGTACATCGCCACGGTTCTGGGAATCACCGAGAACGGCGCGACGCCAGCCTTCGTAGAGCCCGACGAATATCATAACATCGACCCCGACAAGATCGAAGCGGCGATCACCCCTTGTACCAAGGCGATTCTCGTCGTTCACCTGTACGGTCAGCCGTGCCGGATGGACAAAATCATGAAGATAGCCGCCAAGCATCGCCTGCCCGTCATTGAGGACTGCGCTCAAAGCCATGGCGCGGCGTTCGGCGGACAGATGACCGGGACTTTCGGCGCCATCTCCTGCTTCAGTTTTTATCCTACAAAGAACCTGGGCGGCTTCGGCGACGGCGGAGCCGTCGTCACCGACGACGAGACGCTCGCCGCCAAAGTGCGGTTGTACCGCAACTATGGCAGCGAGAAAAAGTATCACAATAAAGTACAGGGCGTGAATTCCCGCCTTGACGAGATCCAGGCGGCGCTGCTGCGCGTCAAGCTTTCTCACCTGAACGAACTGACGGCGGAACGGAAAGAACTTGCCGCAGTTTATAACGACGGCATCACGCATCCATCGATCGGATTGCCGCAGATCGCCCCCAGCGCGGAACACGTGTGGCACCAGTACGTCGTTACCTGTCCAAAACGCGACGAACTGCGCGCGTACCTCGAGGGCAAAATGATCGATACGCTGATCCATTATCCGATCCCGCCGCATCTGTCGGAAGCCTATCGCAGCCTTGGTTACGGCAGAGGCAGCTTCCCTCTGGCGGAAAAGGATGCCGATTCGGTCGTCAGCCTGCCCTTTTTCAACGGCATGTCCCTCGGCGACGCGGAATACGTCGTCAAGACGCTGAACGAATGGAGAGGGTAA
- a CDS encoding glycosyltransferase, which produces MSDMRLRGPCESEHAQAPLISALVIAYNNSDFIFDTLQSVLTQDYPNIELIVSDDHSTKGFPVDEIIDYINKHRGENIQRVLINENEENMGTVRHVEKLRGMSRGEYELLIAADDVWKDSCVFSDFMDFVSAHEDEHVEWVVSQLEMCDERMHFDRLFVNENTIDLLKRGDMEGLREHIASVAILPSVGCMYKKSFFDKIGSLNAYSLIEDYSAHVRALRMNVRPFYLDRVTAKHRGGGVSHGNRRSGSEKSEVYYKYRRDFMRIFENEIEPHRTFFSEEAYNRARHLYNYNKDICDNILSMHEISKNECDLSEGTTRSILGSGNTKRKIIAAIYRKKNAVIRLTLKQEILASFVRGSCLLLFTLLFKKYSAASPILLYALCLLGILECCVCLIKLLTNIAIKIYRIYLRR; this is translated from the coding sequence ATGTCAGATATGCGTTTGCGTGGACCCTGCGAGAGCGAGCACGCACAGGCACCGTTGATCAGCGCTCTCGTAATCGCGTACAATAACAGCGATTTCATATTCGATACTCTGCAATCGGTGCTTACGCAGGATTATCCCAATATAGAGCTCATCGTCAGCGACGATCATTCGACCAAAGGTTTCCCCGTGGATGAAATTATTGACTACATCAATAAGCATCGCGGCGAAAACATTCAACGCGTTCTCATCAACGAGAACGAGGAAAACATGGGGACGGTCAGGCACGTGGAAAAGCTGCGCGGCATGTCCCGCGGCGAGTACGAGCTCCTTATCGCCGCGGACGACGTATGGAAGGACTCTTGCGTTTTCAGCGATTTCATGGATTTTGTCAGCGCTCATGAAGACGAGCATGTCGAATGGGTCGTTTCTCAGCTTGAAATGTGCGACGAGCGGATGCATTTCGACCGGTTGTTCGTGAACGAGAATACCATTGATTTGCTGAAACGCGGCGATATGGAGGGGTTGCGGGAGCATATAGCCTCCGTCGCGATTTTGCCAAGCGTCGGCTGCATGTACAAGAAGAGCTTTTTCGATAAAATCGGGTCATTGAACGCCTATTCGCTGATCGAGGATTATTCGGCGCACGTTCGGGCCCTCAGAATGAACGTCCGCCCGTTCTATTTGGACCGTGTCACGGCCAAACACAGAGGGGGCGGCGTTTCGCATGGCAATCGGCGTTCTGGAAGCGAAAAAAGCGAGGTTTATTACAAGTATCGAAGAGATTTTATGCGGATTTTTGAAAATGAGATTGAGCCTCATCGTACGTTTTTTTCTGAAGAAGCTTATAACAGGGCGAGGCATTTATATAATTACAACAAAGATATCTGTGATAACATTTTGTCGATGCATGAAATATCGAAAAACGAATGCGATTTATCCGAAGGAACGACTCGGAGCATACTAGGTTCTGGCAATACTAAAAGGAAAATCATCGCGGCCATTTATCGCAAGAAGAACGCTGTCATTCGCCTGACTCTCAAGCAGGAGATTCTCGCAAGCTTCGTGCGCGGATCCTGTCTGCTGCTGTTCACCCTACTTTTCAAAAAATACTCGGCCGCATCCCCCATACTGCTTTACGCGCTGTGTCTGCTGGGGATCCTTGAATGTTGCGTGTGCCTGATAAAACTGCTCACGAACATCGCGATCAAAATTTACAGGATATATTTGCGCCGATGA
- a CDS encoding helix-turn-helix domain-containing protein, with translation MTCEQEEAVLAPYLEKAGKGEIVSVAEIAQAYQTAVGHAIAPTQIYAVLKRHGWRKVMPRSRHPRKASEEAVEASKKLRSR, from the coding sequence ATGACCTGTGAGCAGGAAGAAGCCGTACTTGCTCCTTATCTCGAGAAAGCCGGGAAAGGAGAAATCGTTTCAGTTGCGGAAATAGCCCAAGCCTATCAGACCGCGGTTGGACATGCTATCGCTCCGACTCAGATTTACGCGGTCCTGAAGCGTCATGGCTGGAGAAAAGTCATGCCGCGCAGCCGTCACCCCAGGAAAGCGAGCGAGGAGGCCGTCGAGGCCTCAAAAAAATTAAGGAGCCGCTGA
- a CDS encoding ImmA/IrrE family metallo-endopeptidase: MPKVEFTVTQPVLDWVVAQTQDEPVNDATLLRLHAWKEGKAVPTLRQIEEVSKKTKIPFGYFFLQKPPREDFPLIEYRTIDSGNVPVPSRNLHDIVFNMEQAQDWMSRYAQDNGYDPVACVGRCSPASGVSAVVTDIREMLGLQEGWFRAKKAQRPDDAFKYLRRKLEACRIMVMMSGIVGCNTHRILRLDEFRAFTLIDAYAPLIFINAADAWGGRVFSLLHETAHVWIGQNSLYNLPTESTQKVSRTEVLCNAVAAEILVPAKLFAEAWEKEFAENLEARIGAVVQGFPCSREVIARRAADLRLITKADYARLIAAWRNCAAEKKNSSGGNFLTTVKSRLDPNFVLALDRDTRTGRTMFTEACELTGLNRKSFDTLVRQLTEA, from the coding sequence ATGCCAAAAGTCGAATTCACAGTGACGCAGCCGGTGCTTGACTGGGTCGTTGCACAAACGCAGGATGAGCCGGTCAATGACGCAACGCTTCTTCGTTTGCACGCATGGAAGGAAGGCAAGGCCGTGCCAACGTTGAGGCAGATTGAAGAAGTCAGCAAAAAGACAAAAATTCCTTTTGGCTACTTTTTCCTGCAAAAGCCGCCTAGAGAAGACTTTCCGTTGATCGAGTATCGGACGATCGACAGCGGCAATGTACCCGTGCCGAGCAGAAATCTGCACGATATCGTCTTTAATATGGAGCAAGCGCAGGACTGGATGTCTCGATATGCCCAGGACAACGGTTATGACCCTGTCGCATGCGTTGGCCGCTGCTCGCCGGCTTCCGGCGTTTCTGCCGTGGTGACGGATATTCGAGAGATGCTCGGATTGCAAGAAGGCTGGTTTCGGGCAAAAAAAGCGCAGCGGCCGGACGATGCATTCAAATATTTGCGCAGGAAACTTGAAGCGTGCCGTATCATGGTGATGATGAGCGGCATTGTTGGCTGCAATACTCATCGTATACTGCGGCTGGATGAGTTTCGGGCTTTTACGCTTATTGACGCTTATGCGCCTCTGATTTTTATTAACGCGGCCGACGCTTGGGGGGGGCGTGTCTTCTCCCTGCTTCATGAAACGGCGCATGTGTGGATAGGACAAAATAGTCTTTACAATCTGCCGACGGAGAGCACGCAAAAAGTTAGCAGAACTGAAGTCCTGTGCAATGCCGTGGCGGCGGAAATATTGGTGCCTGCCAAGCTTTTTGCCGAGGCATGGGAAAAAGAATTTGCTGAAAATCTCGAGGCACGGATTGGCGCGGTTGTGCAGGGCTTCCCTTGCAGCCGCGAAGTGATTGCCCGTCGGGCGGCAGACCTGCGCTTGATTACAAAAGCTGATTATGCGCGGCTGATTGCCGCGTGGAGAAATTGTGCTGCAGAAAAGAAAAATAGTTCCGGCGGAAATTTTCTCACTACAGTCAAATCTCGCCTCGACCCCAATTTTGTTCTGGCACTGGATCGTGACACTCGTACAGGCCGGACGATGTTCACAGAAGCGTGCGAACTTACCGGCTTAAACCGTAAGAGTTTCGACACTCTTGTGCGACAGTTGACGGAGGCATAA
- a CDS encoding sugar 3,4-ketoisomerase: MLKMAERKSADPKNGALSVAEAASESVPFDINRVYYIYGARNGVQRGAHAHKTLKQVLICVYGKIEVSLDDGKGDVRTTVLDDPGCGLFVGPGMWRTMKWLQDDSVLLVLASEHYDEADYIRDYDEFIEYGKRRS, from the coding sequence ATGCTGAAAATGGCCGAGCGCAAATCAGCCGATCCGAAAAACGGCGCGCTGAGCGTCGCCGAAGCGGCGTCGGAATCCGTGCCTTTCGATATAAACAGAGTATACTACATTTATGGAGCTCGAAACGGCGTCCAGCGGGGAGCTCATGCGCATAAAACGTTGAAACAGGTTTTGATCTGCGTTTACGGCAAAATAGAAGTTTCGCTGGACGACGGAAAGGGTGACGTGCGGACGACGGTGTTGGACGATCCCGGCTGCGGTTTGTTCGTCGGCCCAGGCATGTGGCGGACGATGAAGTGGCTGCAGGACGACAGTGTTCTTCTCGTCCTTGCGTCCGAACATTATGATGAAGCTGACTACATCCGCGACTATGACGAATTTATTGAATACGGCAAAAGAAGGAGTTAG
- a CDS encoding NAD-dependent epimerase/dehydratase family protein, whose amino-acid sequence MAADDLLQEETNRNDLLTGGAGFIGSHTAVELIAAGHGVVIADDLSNSSASVIERVNDAERGEAIKPATRQYEQGATTF is encoded by the coding sequence GTGGCGGCTGACGATCTTTTACAGGAGGAAACGAACAGGAACGATCTCCTTACCGGCGGGGCCGGGTTTATCGGGTCGCATACGGCGGTCGAATTGATCGCGGCGGGGCACGGCGTGGTGATCGCCGACGATCTGAGCAACAGCTCGGCTTCGGTGATCGAACGGGTGAATGACGCCGAACGCGGAGAGGCGATAAAGCCGGCGACACGACAATATGAACAAGGCGCCACAACGTTTTAA
- a CDS encoding CDP-glycerol glycerophosphotransferase family protein, whose amino-acid sequence MNYSDAKFLACIYGILRDRAAEPSKLLGMAQDLCQYEGILREKCAAMKFSPTTRPASESNIALLCALHELADVIERNAADRPALLQEYLAKKTNDLKDDEKNIKIAFLTHEYSCWPSFKPIYDHLSKLEHIDAQIIVSYSINMHFANVFYDLNFYKSMLNDYRNAGYREAFSMYEYNIAVESPDIVFFMKPYYCRGNMPYFQVNDVEKHTPYTVYVPYCLDTQGGKELIKYFYQLAPFYHFWRIIGYSNIYKKMHARYGYRNGENVMTIGHPKFDIAYDASHARSSNCWHDAVKGRPAVLWNTHFSIEEDVGVGTYFLYKDVVFEYFKQHNDIVLIWRPHPIFWQRIMKQSQEVVRDFKKTLNGLAKYDNIIIDKQPDYLDAFSASTAMISDATTFLLEYRASGNPVLYTSKPGGERVSHEEYLEGIVEAEGPEDIISFLEAVRTGQTAEMRAASVQSFNRILGHSDGRVSERICDYVLKEMDADLQRRAESLFISLQNEGRRERAK is encoded by the coding sequence ATGAACTATTCAGACGCGAAATTTCTGGCGTGTATATACGGGATCCTGCGCGACCGTGCTGCGGAACCGTCGAAACTTCTTGGCATGGCTCAAGACTTGTGCCAATATGAAGGCATATTGCGCGAAAAATGTGCCGCGATGAAATTTTCGCCGACGACTCGACCGGCGTCGGAAAGCAACATCGCTCTTCTGTGCGCGCTGCATGAACTGGCTGACGTGATAGAGCGCAACGCGGCGGATCGTCCCGCGTTGCTGCAAGAATATTTAGCCAAAAAAACGAACGACCTGAAAGATGATGAGAAGAATATAAAAATAGCGTTCCTGACGCACGAATACTCCTGTTGGCCTTCGTTCAAGCCGATTTACGACCATCTTTCAAAGTTGGAACATATTGACGCGCAGATCATTGTGAGCTATTCGATCAACATGCACTTTGCCAATGTGTTTTACGACTTGAATTTTTACAAGTCGATGCTTAATGATTACAGAAACGCTGGATATAGAGAAGCGTTTTCTATGTACGAATACAATATAGCTGTGGAGTCGCCGGACATCGTGTTCTTCATGAAACCTTATTATTGCCGGGGAAATATGCCGTATTTTCAGGTAAACGACGTGGAGAAGCACACGCCCTATACGGTGTATGTTCCCTATTGTCTCGACACACAGGGCGGCAAGGAGCTGATCAAATATTTTTATCAGCTTGCCCCGTTTTATCACTTCTGGCGTATCATCGGCTACAGCAATATCTACAAGAAAATGCACGCCCGGTATGGCTACAGGAACGGGGAAAACGTGATGACCATCGGCCATCCTAAATTCGACATCGCTTATGACGCTTCGCACGCCCGATCGTCCAACTGCTGGCATGACGCCGTCAAGGGAAGGCCCGCCGTCCTGTGGAACACGCATTTCAGCATTGAAGAGGATGTGGGAGTCGGCACGTATTTTTTGTACAAAGACGTAGTTTTCGAGTACTTCAAGCAGCATAACGACATCGTTCTGATATGGCGCCCGCACCCCATTTTCTGGCAGCGTATTATGAAACAGAGTCAGGAAGTCGTCAGAGATTTCAAGAAAACGCTGAATGGACTTGCCAAATATGACAATATCATCATCGATAAACAGCCGGATTATCTCGATGCGTTCAGCGCTTCGACGGCGATGATCAGCGACGCGACGACGTTCCTGCTTGAATATCGTGCTTCCGGCAATCCGGTGCTCTATACGTCGAAGCCGGGCGGAGAACGTGTGTCGCATGAAGAATATCTCGAAGGCATTGTTGAAGCGGAAGGACCGGAAGATATTATCAGCTTTTTGGAAGCGGTGCGGACGGGGCAGACCGCGGAAATGCGCGCCGCGTCCGTTCAGTCGTTCAATAGGATTCTGGGACATTCGGACGGTCGTGTGAGCGAGCGGATTTGCGATTATGTATTGAAGGAAATGGATGCTGACCTCCAACGGCGCGCGGAATCGCTGTTCATTTCCCTGCAGAATGAGGGGCGAAGGGAGAGAGCAAAGTGA
- a CDS encoding DUF4411 family protein: MTRHAYLLDANVFVAAWKLYYRRSFAPAFWEHLDSLIRRKSAFIIEPVFLEVCNGNDALASYVAEYKALVAKPDQGTLTAYAKVLQTLSDCVERQRYYKNAALRNWSQPNVADPWLIAVAMAKNAIIVTQEVGILRGADQSSGLMGNAKIPDMAWMMGVPSMDMFDFMERTGFLWRQNG, encoded by the coding sequence ATGACACGCCACGCTTATCTGCTTGATGCCAACGTCTTTGTGGCGGCGTGGAAGCTTTACTATCGCCGCAGTTTTGCCCCCGCATTTTGGGAGCATCTTGATTCTTTGATTCGGCGGAAATCTGCATTCATCATTGAACCGGTATTCTTGGAAGTGTGCAATGGAAATGACGCCCTGGCGAGTTATGTGGCTGAGTACAAAGCTCTTGTCGCCAAGCCCGATCAGGGTACTTTAACTGCCTACGCAAAAGTGCTGCAAACCCTGTCGGACTGCGTGGAGCGTCAGCGTTATTATAAAAATGCAGCGCTGAGAAACTGGTCACAGCCAAATGTGGCAGATCCTTGGCTCATCGCTGTCGCAATGGCCAAGAATGCCATTATTGTCACACAGGAAGTTGGAATTCTGCGCGGCGCGGATCAGAGCTCCGGATTGATGGGCAACGCGAAGATTCCCGACATGGCCTGGATGATGGGCGTTCCCAGCATGGACATGTTTGACTTTATGGAGCGGACTGGTTTTCTCTGGCGACAGAATGGATAA
- a CDS encoding IS5 family transposase (programmed frameshift) produces the protein MSQLSFGDMEYANRRRKTRREAFLEQMDKIIPWADWVTLIASHYPSGKRGRPPIGVETMLRMYLMQNWFNLSDEGIEDAIYDSHAMRAFLRIDFLQQQVPDATTLLHFRHLLEKHELGKVLFDDIRSGLDQAGLIMHGGSVVDATLISAPSSTKKQNGERGPEMHSTKKGGQWYFGMKVHAGVDAGSGYLHTITGTSANVHDVTQTHALIQDDDEIAYGDSGYMGVEKRKEIREDDRLSKVDFRITMRQHSMKASGIGKLFEKYRESRKSSTHSKVEHLFQIVKRYFGCRKTSYRGIAKDMNKFFVLFGCANLVMCIRAGRTEEFSACGA, from the exons ATGTCCCAACTCAGCTTCGGAGATATGGAATACGCAAACCGCAGAAGAAAAACCCGGAGAGAAGCGTTTCTTGAGCAAATGGATAAAATTATCCCGTGGGCTGATTGGGTCACCTTGATAGCGTCGCATTACCCGTCCGGCAAACGCGGACGTCCGCCGATCGGTGTCGAGACGATGCTGCGCATGTACCTTATGCAGAACTGGTTCAATTTGTCCGATGAAGGCATAGAAGACGCCATCTACGACAGCCATGCCATGCGCGCGTTCCTGAGGATCGATTTCCTCCAGCAGCAGGTACCGGACGCAACGACACTGCTGCACTTCCGTCACCTCCTTGAAAAGCATGAGCTTGGCAAAGTCCTGTTTGACGATATTCGGAGCGGACTTGATCAAGCCGGTTTGATCATGCACGGAGGCAGTGTCGTCGACGCAACGCTCATCAGCGCACCGAGTTCAACAAAAAAACAAAACGGTGAACGAGGTCCGGAAATGCATTCGACGAAAAAAGGCGGCCAGTGGTATTTCGGCATGAAAGTCCATGCCGGCGTCGACGCAGGAAGCGGGTATCTCCATACGATCACGGGGACCTCCGCCAACGTCCATGATGTGACGCAGACACATGCGCTGATACAAGACGACGATGAGATTGCCTACGGAGATTCAGGCTATATGGGCGTAGAGAAACGCAAAGAGATCAGAGAAGACGATCGCCTCTCAAAAGTTGATTTTCGTATAACCATGCGCCAGCA CAGCATGAAGGCATCGGGCATCGGCAAGTTGTTCGAGAAATACCGGGAGAGCCGTAAATCATCGACACACAGCAAAGTCGAACACCTCTTTCAGATCGTGAAGAGATACTTTGGCTGCCGCAAGACATCGTATCGAGGCATAGCGAAAGACATGAACAAATTCTTTGTCCTGTTTGGCTGCGCCAATCTTGTCATGTGCATTCGAGCTGGACGAACGGAAGAGTTTTCCGCCTGTGGGGCATAA
- a CDS encoding polysaccharide deacetylase family protein: protein MFSHSNIAEVWNDRNGICTIISDDGFLDSGLLLNELCKKTQLHATIAGTVCFIEPNLKIWQNIEREGYLELVNHSYSHIPMNSFSKRTDEQAQLRHEILDAKAFYEEHFSTPAFTYVPPYNDISVAGNRFFKENGIFAVRCRPDGNNPLSPKYGEEEFNWLNLGMHDIGGGGYTTADRNSWVEVACQKHQWTIEMWHDVCRYKLTHCRPIWEKDAMEHLTFLAEKQSEGILWVAHFTKAAAYLHERQHCALHMLEQGPTQVRFSVDFTDAFLPRTLFTFPLTVKAYLKSPQAAPLCCVRESDNRKELLPVRQKSSEAYVLFDLVPGDSAVLYLIESDAPSLLEGASQSSPQGRARKKGPEAVNTDHSLQRLQELQTLQRELTYLKASRSFRIGRTITWLPRKVRGGIRCWQDHGFIYTFKRGWHKIRKKCF, encoded by the coding sequence ATGTTTTCTCACAGCAATATCGCAGAGGTTTGGAACGATCGCAATGGGATCTGTACCATCATTTCCGACGATGGTTTTCTGGATTCAGGGTTGCTCCTCAATGAGCTGTGCAAGAAGACACAGCTTCATGCAACGATAGCGGGGACAGTTTGCTTTATAGAACCCAATTTAAAAATCTGGCAAAACATCGAACGAGAAGGTTATCTGGAACTGGTAAATCATTCTTATTCCCATATTCCTATGAACTCTTTTTCAAAACGCACAGATGAGCAGGCGCAGCTGAGACATGAGATCCTAGATGCAAAAGCTTTCTATGAAGAACATTTTTCAACGCCTGCCTTCACATATGTGCCTCCTTACAATGATATCTCTGTCGCAGGAAATAGATTCTTCAAGGAGAATGGAATCTTTGCGGTGCGTTGCCGTCCTGACGGGAATAACCCTCTTTCTCCAAAGTACGGAGAGGAGGAGTTCAACTGGCTGAATCTGGGCATGCATGATATCGGGGGAGGGGGGTATACAACAGCAGATAGAAACAGCTGGGTGGAGGTTGCCTGTCAGAAGCACCAGTGGACGATCGAAATGTGGCATGACGTCTGCCGATATAAGCTTACCCATTGCCGACCGATTTGGGAAAAGGACGCGATGGAACATTTGACGTTTTTAGCCGAAAAACAGAGCGAAGGGATTCTGTGGGTCGCCCACTTCACAAAAGCAGCGGCTTATCTCCACGAGCGGCAGCACTGCGCGTTGCACATGCTGGAGCAGGGTCCGACACAGGTGAGATTCAGCGTAGACTTCACGGACGCCTTCCTGCCAAGAACTTTATTTACCTTCCCACTGACAGTCAAAGCGTACTTGAAAAGTCCCCAAGCAGCTCCTCTATGCTGTGTCAGAGAAAGCGACAACCGCAAAGAACTTCTTCCTGTGCGGCAAAAAAGTAGTGAAGCATATGTGTTATTTGACCTTGTGCCGGGGGACAGCGCGGTACTTTATCTGATTGAAAGCGATGCACCATCTTTATTGGAGGGAGCTTCACAGTCCTCGCCCCAAGGGCGAGCGCGTAAAAAGGGACCGGAAGCGGTAAACACAGACCATAGTTTGCAACGTCTGCAGGAACTGCAGACGTTGCAAAGAGAACTGACGTACCTCAAAGCATCTCGCTCTTTCAGGATCGGACGGACCATAACCTGGCTTCCCCGAAAAGTTCGCGGCGGCATTCGTTGCTGGCAGGATCACGGCTTTATCTACACCTTTAAAAGAGGCTGGCATAAGATCAGAAAAAAATGCTTCTAA